A window from Halomicrobium urmianum encodes these proteins:
- a CDS encoding DUF7859 family protein, with product MPDLITYGILAALLALVFFLYLMVRRTVKGFKQGVEDSRRK from the coding sequence ATGCCCGACCTCATCACCTACGGCATCCTCGCCGCCCTCCTCGCGCTGGTATTCTTCCTCTACCTGATGGTCCGGCGCACGGTCAAGGGGTTCAAGCAGGGCGTCGAGGACAGCCGGCGGAAATAG